In Edaphobacter dinghuensis, one genomic interval encodes:
- the zwf gene encoding glucose-6-phosphate dehydrogenase: MPTEPHITPAAVAPVNQQPERTPDPCVVVIFGASGDLTKRKLLPALYHLEQANLLPKDFAVVGVARRPLEDSFAADMKEGIIAGGGVEESDPKLAPFIEKIQYHAMNFDDASGYDSLNKLLSKIDKKFGTCGNRLFYLATAPEYFSDIINYLGQHGMSKPCEDGGVDGKKNWVRTIIEKPFGHDLESAKALNDEVNKVFHEDQIFRIDHYLGKETVQNILVFRFANGIFENVWNRNYIDHVEITAAESIGIEGRGPFYETAGALRDVVQNHVMELLSFVTMEPPVSFEASAVRAEKVKVWRAIQPIHPADTVRGQYGPGTVDGKPVIGYRQEDRVHPRSQTETYAALRLEIENWRWAGVPFYIRAGKRLAKRVTEITVQFKQPPLLLFKGKDGSKGNVEPNIISMRIQPDEGITLRFGAKVPGQGMNISPVNMDFSYAESFGKSSANGYERLLLDAMLGDGTLFAHRDGVEATWALITPILEVWREKPVKDFPNYAAGTWGPTAADALLEVEGRKWRKL, translated from the coding sequence ATGCCTACTGAACCACACATCACACCTGCTGCCGTCGCTCCGGTGAACCAGCAGCCCGAGCGCACGCCGGACCCATGCGTCGTCGTGATCTTCGGCGCATCGGGTGACCTTACCAAGCGCAAACTGCTGCCTGCGCTCTATCACCTCGAACAGGCCAACCTGCTTCCCAAGGACTTCGCGGTCGTTGGCGTTGCTCGTCGGCCGCTCGAGGACTCCTTTGCTGCGGACATGAAGGAAGGCATCATCGCCGGCGGCGGTGTTGAGGAGTCCGATCCCAAGCTGGCTCCGTTCATCGAGAAGATCCAGTACCACGCGATGAACTTTGACGATGCCTCGGGTTATGACTCGCTTAACAAGCTTCTTTCGAAGATCGACAAGAAGTTCGGCACCTGCGGCAACCGCCTCTTCTATCTCGCCACGGCGCCCGAGTACTTCTCCGACATCATCAACTACCTCGGTCAGCACGGCATGTCCAAGCCCTGCGAAGACGGCGGAGTTGATGGCAAGAAGAATTGGGTCCGCACCATCATCGAGAAGCCCTTTGGCCACGACCTCGAGTCTGCCAAGGCGCTCAACGATGAAGTGAACAAGGTCTTCCACGAAGACCAGATCTTCCGCATCGACCACTACCTCGGTAAAGAGACGGTGCAGAACATCCTCGTCTTCCGTTTCGCCAACGGCATCTTCGAGAACGTCTGGAACCGCAACTACATCGATCACGTCGAGATCACCGCTGCCGAGTCCATCGGCATCGAGGGTCGCGGACCTTTCTATGAGACTGCTGGAGCGCTTCGCGACGTCGTGCAGAACCACGTGATGGAGCTGCTCAGCTTCGTCACCATGGAGCCGCCTGTCTCGTTTGAGGCATCTGCTGTTCGTGCCGAAAAAGTGAAGGTCTGGCGCGCGATTCAGCCAATTCACCCGGCGGACACCGTTCGTGGCCAGTATGGCCCGGGCACCGTCGACGGCAAGCCTGTCATCGGCTACCGCCAGGAAGATCGCGTTCATCCTCGCTCGCAGACCGAGACCTATGCGGCGCTTCGGCTGGAGATCGAGAACTGGCGCTGGGCCGGCGTTCCTTTCTACATCCGTGCAGGCAAGCGTCTCGCCAAGCGCGTTACTGAGATCACCGTCCAGTTCAAGCAGCCACCGCTGTTGCTCTTCAAGGGCAAGGACGGCAGCAAGGGCAACGTGGAGCCGAACATCATCTCCATGCGTATTCAGCCTGACGAGGGCATCACGCTCCGCTTCGGCGCGAAGGTTCCGGGCCAGGGCATGAACATCAGCCCTGTCAACATGGACTTCAGCTACGCCGAGTCGTTTGGCAAGTCCTCGGCCAACGGTTACGAGCGTCTGCTGCTCGATGCCATGCTTGGTGACGGTACGCTGTTCGCTCATCGCGACGGAGTGGAAGCCACCTGGGCGCTGATCACCCCCATTCTCGAAGTGTGGCGGGAGAAGCCGGTCAAGGACTTTCCCAACTACGCCGCCGGAACCTGGGGGCCCACCGCCGCCGATGCGCTGCTCGAAGTCGAGGGCCGCAAGTGGCGCAAACTCTAA
- the gnd gene encoding phosphogluconate dehydrogenase (NAD(+)-dependent, decarboxylating): MELGIIGLGKMGFNMAERLRLAGHKVVGFDFNKDATAKLTATGNLGVNSVEELVKNLSTPRAIWIMVPAGDPVDETIAQLEPLMEKGDTIIDGGNSNYKNTQRRHDEVKAKGFNFVDCGTSGGVWGLKEGYSLMIGGDKEPVERLTPIFQALAPSATEGWGHVGPSGAGHFVKMVHNGIEYGMMQAFAEGFSIMQAKEPLNLDLTQIAHIWQKGSVVRSWLLDLTAGALDKNPTLDGLEAWVPDSGEGRWTVTEAIDLNISAPVITESLIRRLRSREENNFTDRMISIMRGAFGGHDVKKS; encoded by the coding sequence ATGGAACTGGGAATTATTGGACTTGGCAAGATGGGCTTCAACATGGCGGAGCGTCTTCGCCTCGCCGGTCATAAGGTCGTCGGCTTCGACTTCAACAAAGATGCCACTGCCAAGTTGACTGCAACGGGCAATCTCGGCGTCAACTCGGTTGAAGAGCTGGTCAAGAACCTCTCCACTCCTCGCGCCATCTGGATCATGGTTCCCGCAGGCGATCCCGTCGACGAGACCATCGCGCAACTTGAGCCTCTGATGGAGAAGGGCGACACCATCATCGACGGCGGAAACTCGAACTACAAGAACACGCAGCGCCGTCATGACGAAGTCAAGGCCAAGGGCTTCAACTTTGTCGACTGCGGAACCTCCGGCGGCGTTTGGGGACTCAAAGAGGGCTACAGCCTCATGATCGGCGGCGATAAGGAGCCGGTCGAGCGTCTCACCCCCATCTTTCAAGCACTCGCTCCCTCGGCCACCGAAGGCTGGGGACACGTTGGTCCCTCGGGCGCTGGCCACTTCGTCAAGATGGTCCACAACGGCATCGAGTACGGCATGATGCAGGCATTCGCCGAAGGCTTCTCTATCATGCAGGCGAAGGAGCCTCTCAATCTCGACCTTACGCAGATCGCGCACATCTGGCAGAAGGGATCGGTTGTTCGGTCCTGGCTGCTCGACCTCACCGCGGGAGCGCTCGACAAGAATCCAACCCTCGACGGCCTTGAAGCCTGGGTTCCCGACTCCGGCGAAGGCCGCTGGACCGTTACCGAAGCCATCGATCTGAACATCTCTGCTCCAGTCATCACCGAGTCGCTCATCCGCCGTCTCCGTTCGCGCGAAGAGAACAACTTCACCGATCGAATGATCTCGATTATGCGCGGCGCCTTTGGTGGCCACGATGTCAAAAAGAGCTAA
- a CDS encoding HAD family hydrolase yields the protein MSITPIKTIFWDIGGVLLANGWDRNQRYRVLTSLGVNVPAYEAVHDEVNYFWERGLMTAQDFFAKTVIDTNLDLHLTFEKLWPLVCSESRILHQGSFDILAALKSSGQYHLATINNESKELNAYRLDTFGLRQYFNYFICSGYVHEMKPLPDIYRAAIDISGLPPETALFIDDKQENCEAARAFGMNAIHFESPAQLRASLTQHGIAV from the coding sequence GTGAGCATCACTCCCATTAAGACGATCTTCTGGGACATCGGTGGAGTTCTGCTTGCCAATGGATGGGACAGGAACCAGCGTTATCGCGTTCTCACCTCCCTCGGAGTGAACGTCCCAGCGTATGAAGCGGTCCATGACGAGGTGAACTACTTTTGGGAGCGCGGCTTGATGACGGCGCAGGATTTTTTTGCCAAGACTGTCATCGATACCAACCTCGATCTCCATCTCACCTTTGAGAAGCTTTGGCCGTTAGTCTGTAGTGAAAGCAGGATTCTCCATCAGGGGAGCTTTGATATTCTCGCCGCCCTTAAAAGCTCCGGGCAATATCATCTCGCCACCATTAACAATGAGTCGAAAGAGCTGAACGCCTACCGTCTCGACACCTTTGGACTCCGCCAGTACTTCAACTACTTCATCTGTTCCGGCTATGTTCACGAGATGAAGCCTCTCCCCGACATCTATCGCGCGGCAATCGACATCTCCGGCCTTCCTCCCGAAACGGCTCTGTTTATCGACGACAAGCAGGAGAACTGCGAGGCCGCTCGCGCCTTTGGCATGAACGCCATTCACTTTGAATCACCCGCGCAACTTCGCGCTTCACTTACTCAACACGGCATCGCCGTTTAG
- a CDS encoding oxidoreductase: MANITTTRTWFITGASTGFGRILAEEVLKGGGKVIATARSRDKVADLEEKYPEKARAFALDVTDPAQILSIVAQTLTTFGPVDVLVNNAGYGLAGGIEEATEEEFMPVFETNVFGLIRVTRAFLPHFRKQRSGNIVNLSSIGGLIGSAGWGYYNASKFAVEGFSEALAVELAPLGVHVTIVEPGPFRTDFLGRSGVEAKERIADYDSTAGKTREYFHNQAGKQKGDPLRAVHAIIQSVESPQPPLHLVLGALALQRMRGKLDQWKAELNTWESTTVGADFPEGE, translated from the coding sequence ATGGCAAACATCACTACAACTCGCACCTGGTTCATCACCGGAGCTTCTACCGGCTTCGGTCGCATCCTGGCAGAAGAGGTTCTCAAGGGTGGTGGCAAGGTCATCGCTACCGCGCGCAGCCGGGATAAGGTCGCCGATCTTGAAGAGAAATATCCGGAGAAGGCCAGAGCCTTTGCGCTCGATGTTACTGATCCTGCGCAGATCCTTTCCATCGTGGCCCAGACGCTGACTACCTTCGGCCCGGTAGATGTTCTCGTCAACAACGCAGGCTACGGGCTAGCCGGTGGTATCGAAGAGGCCACAGAGGAAGAGTTCATGCCGGTCTTCGAGACCAACGTCTTTGGCTTGATCCGTGTGACTCGCGCTTTCCTTCCGCACTTTCGCAAACAGCGCAGCGGCAACATCGTGAACCTGTCTTCGATCGGCGGCCTGATTGGTTCGGCTGGCTGGGGATATTACAACGCCAGCAAGTTCGCTGTTGAAGGATTCTCCGAGGCGCTTGCCGTCGAGCTTGCTCCGCTGGGCGTTCACGTCACCATCGTCGAGCCCGGTCCCTTCCGCACCGATTTTCTCGGACGCTCCGGTGTCGAAGCGAAAGAACGTATCGCTGACTACGACTCCACTGCGGGTAAGACTCGAGAGTACTTCCACAATCAGGCAGGCAAGCAGAAGGGCGATCCTCTGCGCGCTGTTCATGCCATTATCCAGTCGGTCGAGTCTCCCCAGCCGCCGCTGCATCTTGTTCTTGGGGCGCTGGCGCTTCAGCGCATGCGGGGCAAGCTCGATCAGTGGAAGGCGGAGCTGAATACCTGGGAATCCACTACCGTCGGCGCAGATTTTCCGGAGGGCGAGTGA
- the rpiB gene encoding ribose 5-phosphate isomerase B, with protein sequence MKIAIASDHAGFPLKEEVRDYVRKQGHEVEDLGAYNAEPSDYPDFALLVGKALMAGKVERGILICGSGVGVCVAANKMPGIRAGMCHDTYSAHQGVEHDEMNVLVLGARIIGSALAYECVDAYLKANFIASEPRFVRRLNKVKAIEKTYMPEAAGTALNS encoded by the coding sequence ATGAAAATCGCTATCGCCTCCGATCACGCCGGCTTTCCTCTTAAAGAAGAAGTTCGCGACTATGTTCGCAAGCAGGGCCACGAGGTCGAAGACCTTGGAGCCTACAACGCTGAGCCCTCCGACTATCCTGACTTCGCCCTTCTCGTCGGCAAGGCGTTGATGGCGGGCAAGGTAGAGCGCGGCATCCTAATTTGCGGCTCCGGCGTAGGCGTCTGCGTCGCGGCCAACAAGATGCCGGGCATTCGCGCCGGTATGTGTCATGACACCTACTCTGCTCACCAGGGTGTCGAGCATGACGAGATGAACGTGCTTGTCCTCGGTGCTCGCATCATCGGCTCGGCCCTCGCTTACGAGTGCGTCGATGCTTATCTCAAGGCGAACTTCATCGCGTCTGAGCCTCGCTTTGTCCGCCGCCTCAACAAGGTTAAGGCCATCGAAAAGACCTACATGCCCGAAGCTGCGGGAACGGCGCTGAACTCCTAG
- the tkt gene encoding transketolase → MSDQQQSDKQNALDQLSINALRFLAVDAVQKANSGHPGAPLGCAPIAYLLYHKIMKHDPADPKWIDRDRFILSNGHASALLYGSLHLSGYDLPMAQLEQFRQWGSHTPGHPEYGEAPGVEVTTGPLGQGFGMAVGIATAEKHLGAVYNRDGHKVIDHHTYVLCGDGDLMEGISHETASLAGTLNLGKLIVLYDDNLISLDGPTELSYTEDVTLRFEAYHWHVQMVHDGNDLVALEAAIAAAKAETTRPSLIRVRTVIGYGSPKAGTSKVHGEALGAEAVKETKKNLGWPEDKSFYVPDEARANWDTAKARGKKAHEAWTADFAEYKKAYPEPAGEFERVVKGELSKDLSKKVPVFPTDKAVATRNAGQVVMNAIAGVVPELFGGAADLTASTKTIFKDSPSFHVDPKGRNVFFGVREFGMCAMVNGMAAHGGLIPFGSTFFVFSDYARPALRLAALMSVHSLFIFTHDSIGLGEDGPTHQPVEHLMALRAIPHFTDFRPADANETAACWQLALERKSASFMALSRQDLPVLDNEKYKVHEGVKKGAYALDNSGKDIILIATGSEVSLILKAAEELKAQGINASVVSMPSFKVYDEQSDEYKASLLPENTPKLAVEAGATMGWYKYIGHNGAVIGLDHFGASAPGPIVMEKFGFSVANVVAQAKKLVKK, encoded by the coding sequence ATGAGCGACCAGCAGCAGTCAGACAAGCAAAATGCGTTAGATCAGCTCTCCATTAACGCCCTCCGCTTCCTCGCCGTCGACGCGGTTCAAAAGGCCAATTCCGGCCACCCCGGCGCCCCCCTCGGCTGCGCCCCCATTGCTTATCTGCTGTACCACAAGATCATGAAGCATGATCCCGCGGACCCCAAGTGGATCGACCGCGACCGCTTCATCCTCTCGAACGGCCACGCCTCCGCCCTGCTCTATGGTTCGCTCCACCTCTCCGGCTACGATCTGCCGATGGCTCAGCTCGAGCAGTTCCGCCAGTGGGGTTCGCACACCCCCGGCCACCCGGAGTACGGTGAGGCCCCGGGCGTCGAAGTCACCACCGGCCCGCTGGGCCAGGGTTTCGGCATGGCAGTCGGCATTGCCACGGCTGAGAAGCACCTCGGAGCCGTCTACAACCGCGACGGTCACAAGGTCATCGATCATCACACTTATGTTCTCTGCGGCGACGGCGACCTGATGGAAGGCATCTCGCATGAGACGGCATCGCTGGCCGGAACGCTGAACCTGGGCAAGCTGATCGTCCTCTACGATGACAACCTGATCTCGCTCGACGGTCCTACCGAGCTGAGCTATACAGAAGATGTCACACTGCGTTTTGAGGCCTATCACTGGCACGTTCAGATGGTTCACGACGGCAACGACCTGGTCGCCCTGGAAGCCGCCATCGCCGCTGCCAAGGCTGAGACCACGCGTCCTTCGCTCATTCGTGTTCGCACCGTCATCGGCTACGGCAGCCCCAAGGCCGGCACCAGCAAGGTCCACGGCGAAGCGCTCGGCGCAGAGGCTGTGAAGGAGACCAAGAAGAACCTCGGCTGGCCCGAGGACAAGAGCTTCTACGTTCCCGATGAGGCCCGCGCCAACTGGGATACCGCCAAGGCTCGCGGCAAGAAGGCCCACGAGGCATGGACTGCCGACTTTGCAGAGTACAAGAAAGCCTATCCTGAGCCGGCGGGTGAGTTCGAGCGCGTCGTCAAGGGCGAGCTGTCGAAGGACCTGTCGAAGAAGGTTCCCGTCTTCCCGACCGACAAGGCGGTTGCCACGCGTAACGCCGGTCAGGTGGTGATGAATGCCATTGCCGGTGTTGTGCCCGAGCTCTTCGGCGGTGCGGCTGACCTTACCGCTTCGACTAAGACCATCTTCAAGGATTCGCCCAGCTTCCACGTCGATCCCAAGGGCCGCAACGTCTTCTTTGGCGTCCGCGAGTTCGGCATGTGCGCCATGGTCAACGGTATGGCTGCCCACGGCGGTCTTATCCCCTTCGGGTCGACCTTCTTCGTCTTCTCGGACTACGCTCGCCCGGCCCTTCGTCTGGCTGCGCTGATGTCAGTTCACTCGCTCTTCATCTTTACCCATGACTCCATCGGTCTTGGCGAAGACGGCCCCACGCACCAGCCGGTTGAGCATCTGATGGCACTTCGCGCCATTCCGCACTTCACCGACTTCCGTCCGGCGGATGCGAACGAGACCGCTGCCTGCTGGCAGCTTGCGCTCGAGCGCAAGAGCGCCAGCTTCATGGCTCTTTCGCGCCAGGACCTTCCCGTTCTCGACAACGAAAAGTACAAGGTGCACGAAGGCGTGAAGAAGGGTGCATACGCTCTCGACAACAGCGGCAAGGACATCATCCTGATCGCCACGGGCTCGGAGGTCTCGCTGATCCTGAAGGCTGCGGAAGAGCTGAAGGCGCAGGGCATCAATGCTTCGGTCGTCTCCATGCCGAGCTTCAAGGTCTACGACGAGCAGTCGGATGAGTACAAGGCCAGCCTGCTGCCGGAGAACACTCCCAAGCTGGCCGTCGAAGCCGGGGCCACGATGGGTTGGTACAAGTACATCGGCCACAACGGTGCCGTCATCGGTCTGGATCACTTCGGTGCATCCGCTCCGGGGCCGATCGTGATGGAGAAGTTTGGCTTCAGCGTTGCAAACGTCGTTGCGCAGGCAAAGAAGCTGGTCAAGAAGTAA
- a CDS encoding glycoside hydrolase family 15 protein, which produces MSDLAAAYRWLDDQGAAFGAPGLEPRWTSSQKDAVSTAYAASSRIWFTLSHGILNEIYYPTIDRPQTRDMELIFTDGETFLHEEKRDIHYDLQYIHPNAQAIRVTATDPNGRYTVTKQFISDPHRPAVLMHVRITGDTALLSRLKCYVLLAPHLDGGGAGNSARSIEVAGQRCLLAWKNNISLALGVSCGFTRSSCGYVGSSDGFQDLAADMTMNWEFGQALDGNVAIMGEIDVAHTHEFTVAIGLGDGHHAALASMMQTLATPYRAHCERFIEQWLRVDSPKLIAASSTDDGRLANISHNIILTHEDKTYSGAFIASASIPWGASKGDSDLGGYHLVWTRDMVQSATALLACGDTETALRALVYLACTQRTDGSFAQNFWIDGDPYWSGIQLDEVAFPIILAWRLWKEKGLGNFDIFPLVERAAAFLVCYAPVTQQERWEETAGYSPSTLAAVISGLICAADIARSKDSEELAVFLENYADWIEAHLDEWTTTTEGVLCPEVAYHYMRINPPAPGEPFYNDQIAPGHIHIANRAPDERQDFEAREIIDGGFLELVRYGVRRADDPLIVDSIKVVDAILKRDTPSGPCWRRYNHDGYGQKKDGGPYDGWGQGRAWPLLTGERAHYELAAGRPITELISAFEKFSSIGGMLPEQIWDSADLPSEGMYFGKSAGSAQPLVWAHSEYLKLLRSVTDKRVFDRISVVEERYAVPAAKRSFASQIEIFKLSRPVSFLPAGFSLRVVDRGRFRIVYTFDNWSTVNNMDSHSMGRIGYFADIPTTSKQSGTIIFTLCWPNQGQDPNQPDRWLGKNLEVAIIPPSSGR; this is translated from the coding sequence ATGAGCGATCTCGCAGCCGCCTACCGCTGGCTCGACGATCAGGGAGCCGCGTTCGGTGCTCCCGGTCTCGAACCTCGTTGGACCTCCAGCCAAAAAGATGCTGTTTCCACTGCATATGCCGCTTCGAGCCGCATCTGGTTCACCCTCTCACACGGAATCCTCAACGAGATTTATTACCCCACGATCGATCGTCCGCAAACGCGCGACATGGAGCTGATCTTCACCGATGGTGAGACCTTTCTGCATGAAGAGAAGCGCGATATTCACTACGATCTGCAATATATCCACCCCAACGCGCAGGCCATCCGCGTTACTGCCACCGATCCTAACGGCCGCTATACCGTCACCAAGCAGTTCATCAGCGATCCGCATCGTCCCGCTGTGCTGATGCATGTGCGGATCACGGGCGACACGGCGTTGCTCTCCCGCCTCAAGTGTTATGTTCTGCTCGCACCTCATCTCGACGGCGGCGGGGCGGGGAACTCGGCCCGCTCCATCGAGGTTGCGGGCCAGCGCTGCCTGCTGGCGTGGAAGAACAATATCTCGCTGGCTCTGGGCGTCAGTTGTGGATTTACCCGCTCCTCCTGCGGTTATGTCGGCTCCAGTGACGGCTTTCAGGACCTCGCCGCCGATATGACCATGAATTGGGAGTTTGGCCAGGCGCTCGACGGCAACGTCGCCATTATGGGCGAGATCGATGTCGCCCACACGCACGAGTTTACGGTTGCAATCGGACTGGGCGACGGCCATCACGCCGCTTTGGCCAGCATGATGCAGACCCTCGCTACGCCCTATCGCGCCCACTGCGAGCGCTTCATCGAGCAGTGGCTGCGCGTTGACTCGCCGAAGCTGATCGCCGCTTCATCGACCGACGACGGCAGGCTTGCCAACATCAGCCATAACATCATCCTCACCCACGAGGACAAGACCTACTCGGGAGCCTTCATCGCTTCGGCCTCGATTCCCTGGGGCGCGTCGAAGGGCGACTCCGACCTTGGTGGCTATCACCTCGTCTGGACGCGCGATATGGTGCAGTCAGCAACCGCTCTGCTCGCATGCGGAGACACCGAGACTGCGCTGCGGGCGCTGGTCTATCTCGCCTGCACACAGCGCACCGACGGCAGCTTCGCGCAGAACTTCTGGATCGACGGCGATCCCTACTGGTCCGGCATTCAGCTCGACGAGGTGGCGTTTCCTATCATCCTGGCTTGGCGTCTGTGGAAGGAGAAGGGGCTCGGCAACTTCGACATCTTCCCTCTGGTCGAGCGCGCCGCAGCTTTCCTTGTCTGTTATGCGCCGGTGACGCAGCAGGAACGCTGGGAGGAGACCGCAGGCTACTCTCCTTCGACACTGGCTGCGGTAATCTCCGGCCTGATCTGCGCTGCCGACATCGCCCGCTCCAAAGATTCGGAAGAGCTGGCAGTCTTCTTAGAAAACTATGCAGACTGGATCGAGGCGCATCTCGACGAGTGGACAACGACCACGGAGGGCGTGCTCTGCCCGGAGGTCGCGTATCACTACATGCGGATCAATCCGCCTGCGCCGGGCGAGCCTTTTTATAACGACCAGATCGCTCCCGGTCACATCCATATCGCTAACCGTGCGCCGGACGAGAGGCAGGACTTCGAGGCGCGCGAGATTATCGATGGTGGATTTCTCGAACTGGTCCGCTACGGTGTCCGCCGTGCCGATGACCCGTTGATTGTCGACTCGATCAAGGTGGTCGATGCCATCCTGAAGCGCGACACGCCCAGTGGCCCCTGCTGGCGGCGGTATAACCACGACGGCTATGGCCAGAAAAAAGACGGCGGCCCCTACGATGGTTGGGGACAAGGCCGCGCATGGCCGCTGTTGACTGGAGAGCGTGCCCACTACGAGCTGGCCGCCGGTCGACCGATAACCGAACTGATCTCGGCCTTCGAGAAGTTCAGCTCCATTGGCGGCATGCTCCCCGAACAGATATGGGACTCTGCCGATCTTCCCTCTGAGGGCATGTACTTCGGCAAGTCGGCAGGATCTGCCCAGCCCCTGGTCTGGGCGCATTCGGAGTACCTCAAGCTGCTTCGCTCAGTCACCGACAAACGCGTCTTCGATCGCATCTCCGTCGTTGAAGAACGCTACGCCGTTCCTGCGGCAAAGCGCTCTTTTGCCAGCCAGATAGAGATCTTCAAGCTCTCCCGCCCGGTCTCGTTTCTACCCGCAGGCTTTAGCCTCCGGGTAGTCGATCGAGGCCGGTTCCGGATCGTCTATACCTTCGATAACTGGTCTACCGTCAATAACATGGATTCCCATAGCATGGGCCGGATCGGCTACTTTGCCGATATACCGACAACCTCGAAGCAGAGTGGGACCATTATTTTTACGCTGTGCTGGCCCAACCAGGGCCAGGATCCGAACCAGCCCGACCGTTGGCTCGGTAAAAACCTCGAAGTCGCGATCATTCCACCATCTTCGGGGCGATAA
- a CDS encoding superoxide dismutase, protein MAYELPPLPYDYAALEPYIDEATMKLHHDKHHQAYVTNLNGAVEKHPELGKKSPEDLLKDLASVPDDVRKVVQNNGGGHVNHTMFWQIMKPKGGGEPTGEIAAQIKADFGSFEDFKKQFNEATAKQFGSGWGWLIFEGGKLKVVTTANQDNPISQGHYPILGNDVWEHAYYLKYQNKRPDYLAAWWNTVNWDEVNKRFATAKK, encoded by the coding sequence GTGGCCTACGAACTACCCCCTCTGCCCTATGACTATGCGGCGCTTGAGCCCTACATCGACGAAGCAACGATGAAGCTGCACCACGACAAGCACCATCAGGCTTATGTAACCAACCTGAACGGCGCAGTCGAAAAACACCCCGAGCTTGGCAAGAAATCCCCTGAAGATCTGTTGAAGGACCTCGCCAGCGTGCCCGACGATGTGCGCAAAGTTGTGCAGAACAACGGCGGCGGCCACGTCAACCACACCATGTTCTGGCAGATCATGAAGCCCAAGGGCGGCGGCGAGCCGACCGGCGAGATTGCCGCTCAGATCAAGGCCGACTTCGGCTCCTTCGAGGACTTCAAGAAGCAGTTCAACGAAGCGACCGCCAAGCAGTTCGGCTCCGGCTGGGGCTGGCTGATCTTCGAGGGCGGCAAACTGAAGGTCGTTACTACCGCCAACCAGGACAACCCTATCTCGCAGGGTCACTACCCGATCCTGGGCAATGACGTATGGGAGCACGCCTACTATCTGAAGTACCAGAACAAGCGCCCCGACTACCTCGCCGCATGGTGGAACACCGTGAACTGGGATGAGGTCAACAAGCGCTTCGCAACAGCAAAGAAGTAG